The following coding sequences are from one Triticum dicoccoides isolate Atlit2015 ecotype Zavitan chromosome 4A, WEW_v2.0, whole genome shotgun sequence window:
- the LOC119288926 gene encoding uncharacterized protein LOC119288926, giving the protein MESNFLVQTPGGGALIQLELVKAAGGEELMVRVLDECGGTWEEEDDIGNVVVPMDASGTVAVSTKECPGLRPSTVYYRDLNSGETRVRAYNLAGKHKNVEVVESLSRAEGNKRS; this is encoded by the coding sequence ATGGAGAGCAACTTCCTCGTGCAGACCCCCGGCGGTGGGGCGCTGATCCAATTGGAGCTCGTCAAGGCGGCCGGGGGTGAGGAGTTAATGGTTCGCGTGCTGGACGAGTGCGGTGGGAcgtgggaggaggaggacgacatcgGCAATGTTGTGGTGCCCATGGATGCGTCCGGCACGGTGGCTGTGTCCACGAAGGAGTGCCCCGGGCTGAGGCCAAGCACCGTCTATTATAGGGACCTCAACAGCGGTGAGACGCGGGTTCGAGCGTACAACCTCGCGGGCAAGCACAAGAATGTCGAGGTCGTTGAGTCCCTCTCCAGGGCGGAGGGAAACAAGCGGTCGTGA